The following proteins come from a genomic window of Puntigrus tetrazona isolate hp1 chromosome 15, ASM1883169v1, whole genome shotgun sequence:
- the sesn3 gene encoding sestrin-3 yields the protein MNGTADICNHCRNMIREKEKGMKMSRRISTGPSSFIPENEIIGGMPLNDSTVMFLEEEFSGRMDNLTQVMGLHPHYLQAFLRCHYYLLRMDGPLPLHYRHYIAIMAAARHQCSTLVCQHVQEFEQIGVCSDWLRGLEFCPQRLRNLNEINKILAHRPWLITKQHIQALVKTGEHSWSLAELVHAVVLLAHFHALASFVFGSGVNPDPEVTEVNGVTDELRPPAMAGLCTCHLTNSNQANGNPLRNPDTGSELEALMERMKRLLEEREDDDASEEEMFTRFEKEKKESLLVVSAGFDKEVAPSSPVARFVDDPSFGYQDFARHGEDNPPTFKAQDYTWEDHGFSLVNRLYSDIGHLLDDKFRTACDLTYYNMASHEGVDTSMLRRALFNYVHCMYGIRYDDYDYGEVNQLLERSLKVYIKTVTCYPERTTRRMYESYWHQFRHSEKVHVNLLLMEARMQAELLYALRAITHYMT from the exons GAAAAAGGAATGAAGATGTCAAGACGTATATCAACAGGACCAAGCTCATTTATTCCAGAAAATGAG ATCATAGGAGGCATGCCTCTAAACGACTCCACAGTGATGTTCTTAGAGGAAGAGTTCAGCGGTCGTATGGACAACCTGACGCAGGTGATGGGGCTCCACCCACATTATCTGCAAGCCTTCCTGCGCTGTCACTACTATCTCTTAAGGATGGACGGCCCCCTACCACTCCACTATAGGCATTATATCGCTATAATG GCTGCAGCACGGCATCAGTGTTCCACGCTGGTCTGTCAGCATGTGCAAGAGTTCGAGCAGATTGGCgtgtgttctgattggttgagagGTCTGGAGTTCTGCCCACAACGACTTCGCAACCTCAACGAGATTAACAAGATCCTCGCGCACAGACCTTGGCTTATTACCAAGCAACACATACAG GCTCTGGTGAAGACAGGAGAACACAGCTGGTCTCTGGCAGAGCTGGTTCATGCGGTCGTACTGTTGGCACATTTCCATGCCTTGGCTAGTTTCGTGTTTGGTAGCGGCGTCAACCCTGACCCTGAGGTCACAGAGGTCAACGGGGTCACGGATGAACTTCGCCCTCCAGCCATGGCAGGTTTATGCACCTGCCACCTAACAAACAGCAACCAAGCCAACGGGAACCCCCTGCGTAACCCTGACACTGGG agTGAGCTGGAAGCTCTGATGGAGAGAATGAAACGATTGTTGGAGGAGAGAGAAGATGATGATGCCTCAGAGGAGGAGATGTTCACTCGctttgagaaagaaaagaaagagagtcTTCTAGTGGTGTCTGCAG GGTTCGATAAGGAAGTGGCGCCTTCTTCTCCCGTGGCTCGCTTTGTAGACGACCCTTCATTTGGATACCAAGACTTTGCACGACACGGAGAAGACAACCCACCCACTTTTAAAGCACAA GACTACACATGGGAGGATCATGGTTTCTCTCTGGTGAACAGGTTGTACTCTGACATCGGTCACCTATTGGATGATAAGTTCAGAACGGCGTGTGATCTCACCTATTACAACATGGCCAGTCACGAGGGGGTGGACACTAGCATGCTGCGCAGGGCTCTCTTCAACTACGTCCACTGTATGTATGGAATAAG ATATGACGATTATGACTACGGTGAGGTGAATCAGTTGTTGGAGCGCAGTCTGAAGgtttacattaaaacagtgaCGTGTTATCCAGAGAGAACCACGAGGCGCATGTACGAGAGCTACTGGCACCAGTTCAGACACTCCGAGAAG gTCCATGTGAATTTGCTTCTAATGGAGGCTCGAATGCAGGCAGAGCTGCTCTATGCTTTGAGAGCCATCACTCATTATATGACCTGA
- the bloc1s3 gene encoding biogenesis of lysosome-related organelles complex 1 subunit 3 → MASNKFQIVVQGEASETDSDDEVYITSAPPVHASLSSSSSGMKVAGEASETDSEDEEERARRLASESHQQMLRKDLPPLIVIRNTPATGSGPEDRSSPVSRPDSGRFNTLLQQKLQESNARLCTDVNQSLKQVYQNAARDIRQATAHLNSSQTGIINASHSIRLILEDLKSVSEKIDIITSCHLLPDITMPNPLSEQPQSSACI, encoded by the coding sequence ATGGCAAGCAACAAATTCCAGATCGTGGTGCAGGGAGAAGCTTCTGAGACCGACTCTGATGATGAAGTGTACATCACCTCCGCTCCTCCTGTCCATGCTtcgttatcatcatcatcatcagggATGAAGGTGGCCGGAGAGGCGTCCGAGACTGACAGCGAGGACGAGGAGGAGAGAGCTCGCAGGCTGGCCTCAGAAAGCCATCAACAGATGCTCCGCAAAGACCTGCCTCCTCTCATCGTGATCAGAAACACACCTGCGACTGGGTCCGGGCCGGAGGACAGATCGTCACCTGTGTCCAGACCTGACTCAGGTAGGTTTAACACGTTACTCCAGCAGAAACTTCAGGAGAGCAATGCGCGGCTGTGCACGGACGTCAATCAGAGCCTGAAACAGGTGTATCAGAACGCAGCTCGGGACATAAGACAGGCCACCGCTCACCTCAACAGCTCTCAGACAGGCATCATCAACGCCTCCCACAGCATTAGACTCATACTAGAGGACCTGAAGTCGGTGTCTGAAAAGATCGACATCATCACCAGCTGTCATCTGCTGCCGGACATCACCATGCCAAACCCGCTGTCTGAACAACCCCAGTCAAGtgcatgtatataa
- the slc19a3a gene encoding thiamine transporter 1 isoform X3, with the protein MKTDPRHLHRKLKRMETLKCWMRDWKYPTSLLCIYGFFSTVKPLEPFLIPFLTGPDKNLTIEQVTNQIFPVWTYSYLAALVPVFLLTDWLRYKPVVVFQCLVLFSTTAMLLWCNGVPEMQAMQFTYGVVTSCDVAYFTYLYSVVELKHYLKATSYCRTAQLLGYTVGSVLGQILVSFDLMSYNNILVFTLVLTGIALIGSILLPMPKTSMFFHQLRNTRGETDGEGHVGIEEDLQSEGQKDGEELDGARWQQQIPDVSTECDNTSAKSSKTGGCCDVLLRLWRDFLQCFSSRTLLIWSVWWALATCGYNQTVNYVQSLWEHVEPSSNFTVYNGGVEALSNLLGAAAAYGIGFSSADWSRWGEVALSALSALEAGSLFAMVFSSNIWVCYCGYIVFKSLYMLLITIAMFQIAAGLNMERYALVFGANTFCALVLQTIITSVVVDSGGLGVDIVTQVRLPDALHIGQNYSHDQQDTDADFASDPGHVLTLILCSFSLRSTGHIFLLLHSFSS; encoded by the exons ATGAAAACAGATCCCAGACACCTGCACAG GAAACTGAAAAGGATGGAGACTCTGAAGTGCTGGATGAGGGACTGGAAGTATCCCACTTCACTGTTATGCATCTATGGGTTCTTCAGCACAGTCAAGCCTTTAGAACCATTTCTCATCCCATTCCTAACTGGACCAGACAAGAACCTAACCATTGAGCAG GTAACCAATCAGATATTCCCGGTGTGGACGTACTCGTACCTGGCAGCGCTGGTTCCCGTCTTCCTCCTCACTGATTGGCTACGTTACAAACCTGTGGTGGTCTTCCAGTGTTTAGTCCTGTTCTCCACCACAGCGATGTTGCTGTGGTGTAACGGTGTCCCAGAGATGCAGGCCATGCAGTTTACATATGGAGTGGTGACGTCGTGTGACGTTGCATACTTCACGTACCTCTACAGCGTGGTGGAGCTGAAGCATTACCTAAAGGCCACCTCTTACTGCCGGACTGCCCAGCTGCTGGGCTACACTGTTGGGTCAGTGTTGGGCCAAATCCTAGTCTCTTTTGATCTGATGTCCTATAACAACATTCTAGTGTTTACGCTGGTCCTCACCGGCATTGCTTTGATCGGCTCCATTCTCCTCCCAATGCCCAAGACAAGTATGTTCTTCCACCAATTGAGGAATACTAGAGGAGAGACTGATGGCGAAGGGCACGTTGGGATTGAGGAGGATCTTCAGAGCGAAGGCCAAAAAGATGGCGAAGAGTTGGATGGAGCCAGATGGCAGCAGCAAATACCAGACGTTTCCACAGAATGTGATAACACAAGTGCAAAAAGTTCAAAGACAG GTGGCTGTTGTGATGTTCTGCTCCGACTGTGGAGGGACTTCCTGCAGTGTTTCTCTTCACGTACCCTGCTCATCTGGTCAGTGTGGTGGGCACTGGCTACCTGCGGCTACAACCAGACGGTGAACTACGTCCAGTCGCTGTGGGAGCATGTGGAGCCGTCGAGTAACTTCACCGTCTATAATGGAGGAGTGGAGGCCCTCTCAAACCTGTTAG GGGCTGCGGCGGCGTACGGTATCGGGTTTTCCTCGGCGGACTGGTCCCGCTGGGGAGAGGTGGCTCTGAGCGCGCTCTCTGCTCTGGAGGCCGGCTCTCTCTTCGCGATGGTCTTCAGCTCCAACATCTGGGTCTGCTACTGTGGCTACATCGTCTTTAAGAGCCTGTACATGCTACTCATCACCATTGCCAT GTTTCAGATAGCAGCTGGGTTGAACATGGAGCGCTACGCCCTTGTGTTCGGAGCCAACACCTTCTGTGCTCTGGTCCTCCAGACAATCATCACCTCAGTGGTGGTGGATAGCGGTGGGCTTGGGGTGGATATCGTCACACAGGTGAGGTTACCTGACGCCCTCCATATAGGTCAGAATTACAGTCATGATCAGCAGGACACAGATGCTGACTTTGCATCGGATCCAGGACATGTACTTACATTGATCTTGTGTTCTTTCAGTTTACGGTCTACGGgacatatttttctattattgcACTCATTTTCTTCTTGA
- the slc19a3a gene encoding thiamine transporter 1 isoform X1 — translation MKTDPRHLHSVQSDEFPISRNLRKLKRMETLKCWMRDWKYPTSLLCIYGFFSTVKPLEPFLIPFLTGPDKNLTIEQVTNQIFPVWTYSYLAALVPVFLLTDWLRYKPVVVFQCLVLFSTTAMLLWCNGVPEMQAMQFTYGVVTSCDVAYFTYLYSVVELKHYLKATSYCRTAQLLGYTVGSVLGQILVSFDLMSYNNILVFTLVLTGIALIGSILLPMPKTSMFFHQLRNTRGETDGEGHVGIEEDLQSEGQKDGEELDGARWQQQIPDVSTECDNTSAKSSKTGGCCDVLLRLWRDFLQCFSSRTLLIWSVWWALATCGYNQTVNYVQSLWEHVEPSSNFTVYNGGVEALSNLLGAAAAYGIGFSSADWSRWGEVALSALSALEAGSLFAMVFSSNIWVCYCGYIVFKSLYMLLITIAMFQIAAGLNMERYALVFGANTFCALVLQTIITSVVVDSGGLGVDIVTQVRLPDALHIGQNYSHDQQDTDADFASDPGHVLTLILCSFSLRSTGHIFLLLHSFSS, via the exons ATGAAAACAGATCCCAGACACCTGCACAG tGTTCAGAGCGACGAATTTCCTATATCACGCAACTTAAGGAAACTGAAAAGGATGGAGACTCTGAAGTGCTGGATGAGGGACTGGAAGTATCCCACTTCACTGTTATGCATCTATGGGTTCTTCAGCACAGTCAAGCCTTTAGAACCATTTCTCATCCCATTCCTAACTGGACCAGACAAGAACCTAACCATTGAGCAG GTAACCAATCAGATATTCCCGGTGTGGACGTACTCGTACCTGGCAGCGCTGGTTCCCGTCTTCCTCCTCACTGATTGGCTACGTTACAAACCTGTGGTGGTCTTCCAGTGTTTAGTCCTGTTCTCCACCACAGCGATGTTGCTGTGGTGTAACGGTGTCCCAGAGATGCAGGCCATGCAGTTTACATATGGAGTGGTGACGTCGTGTGACGTTGCATACTTCACGTACCTCTACAGCGTGGTGGAGCTGAAGCATTACCTAAAGGCCACCTCTTACTGCCGGACTGCCCAGCTGCTGGGCTACACTGTTGGGTCAGTGTTGGGCCAAATCCTAGTCTCTTTTGATCTGATGTCCTATAACAACATTCTAGTGTTTACGCTGGTCCTCACCGGCATTGCTTTGATCGGCTCCATTCTCCTCCCAATGCCCAAGACAAGTATGTTCTTCCACCAATTGAGGAATACTAGAGGAGAGACTGATGGCGAAGGGCACGTTGGGATTGAGGAGGATCTTCAGAGCGAAGGCCAAAAAGATGGCGAAGAGTTGGATGGAGCCAGATGGCAGCAGCAAATACCAGACGTTTCCACAGAATGTGATAACACAAGTGCAAAAAGTTCAAAGACAG GTGGCTGTTGTGATGTTCTGCTCCGACTGTGGAGGGACTTCCTGCAGTGTTTCTCTTCACGTACCCTGCTCATCTGGTCAGTGTGGTGGGCACTGGCTACCTGCGGCTACAACCAGACGGTGAACTACGTCCAGTCGCTGTGGGAGCATGTGGAGCCGTCGAGTAACTTCACCGTCTATAATGGAGGAGTGGAGGCCCTCTCAAACCTGTTAG GGGCTGCGGCGGCGTACGGTATCGGGTTTTCCTCGGCGGACTGGTCCCGCTGGGGAGAGGTGGCTCTGAGCGCGCTCTCTGCTCTGGAGGCCGGCTCTCTCTTCGCGATGGTCTTCAGCTCCAACATCTGGGTCTGCTACTGTGGCTACATCGTCTTTAAGAGCCTGTACATGCTACTCATCACCATTGCCAT GTTTCAGATAGCAGCTGGGTTGAACATGGAGCGCTACGCCCTTGTGTTCGGAGCCAACACCTTCTGTGCTCTGGTCCTCCAGACAATCATCACCTCAGTGGTGGTGGATAGCGGTGGGCTTGGGGTGGATATCGTCACACAGGTGAGGTTACCTGACGCCCTCCATATAGGTCAGAATTACAGTCATGATCAGCAGGACACAGATGCTGACTTTGCATCGGATCCAGGACATGTACTTACATTGATCTTGTGTTCTTTCAGTTTACGGTCTACGGgacatatttttctattattgcACTCATTTTCTTCTTGA
- the slc19a3a gene encoding thiamine transporter 2 isoform X2, translating to MKTDPRHLHSVQSDEFPISRNLRKLKRMETLKCWMRDWKYPTSLLCIYGFFSTVKPLEPFLIPFLTGPDKNLTIEQVTNQIFPVWTYSYLAALVPVFLLTDWLRYKPVVVFQCLVLFSTTAMLLWCNGVPEMQAMQFTYGVVTSCDVAYFTYLYSVVELKHYLKATSYCRTAQLLGYTVGSVLGQILVSFDLMSYNNILVFTLVLTGIALIGSILLPMPKTSMFFHQLRNTRGETDGEGHVGIEEDLQSEGQKDGEELDGARWQQQIPDVSTECDNTSAKSSKTGGCCDVLLRLWRDFLQCFSSRTLLIWSVWWALATCGYNQTVNYVQSLWEHVEPSSNFTVYNGGVEALSNLLGAAAAYGIGFSSADWSRWGEVALSALSALEAGSLFAMVFSSNIWVCYCGYIVFKSLYMLLITIAMFQIAAGLNMERYALVFGANTFCALVLQTIITSVVVDSGGLGVDIVTQFTVYGTYFSIIALIFFLSGLYTTMCRKPEAETPRENPEEMFKAQDNAQIIIGTKL from the exons ATGAAAACAGATCCCAGACACCTGCACAG tGTTCAGAGCGACGAATTTCCTATATCACGCAACTTAAGGAAACTGAAAAGGATGGAGACTCTGAAGTGCTGGATGAGGGACTGGAAGTATCCCACTTCACTGTTATGCATCTATGGGTTCTTCAGCACAGTCAAGCCTTTAGAACCATTTCTCATCCCATTCCTAACTGGACCAGACAAGAACCTAACCATTGAGCAG GTAACCAATCAGATATTCCCGGTGTGGACGTACTCGTACCTGGCAGCGCTGGTTCCCGTCTTCCTCCTCACTGATTGGCTACGTTACAAACCTGTGGTGGTCTTCCAGTGTTTAGTCCTGTTCTCCACCACAGCGATGTTGCTGTGGTGTAACGGTGTCCCAGAGATGCAGGCCATGCAGTTTACATATGGAGTGGTGACGTCGTGTGACGTTGCATACTTCACGTACCTCTACAGCGTGGTGGAGCTGAAGCATTACCTAAAGGCCACCTCTTACTGCCGGACTGCCCAGCTGCTGGGCTACACTGTTGGGTCAGTGTTGGGCCAAATCCTAGTCTCTTTTGATCTGATGTCCTATAACAACATTCTAGTGTTTACGCTGGTCCTCACCGGCATTGCTTTGATCGGCTCCATTCTCCTCCCAATGCCCAAGACAAGTATGTTCTTCCACCAATTGAGGAATACTAGAGGAGAGACTGATGGCGAAGGGCACGTTGGGATTGAGGAGGATCTTCAGAGCGAAGGCCAAAAAGATGGCGAAGAGTTGGATGGAGCCAGATGGCAGCAGCAAATACCAGACGTTTCCACAGAATGTGATAACACAAGTGCAAAAAGTTCAAAGACAG GTGGCTGTTGTGATGTTCTGCTCCGACTGTGGAGGGACTTCCTGCAGTGTTTCTCTTCACGTACCCTGCTCATCTGGTCAGTGTGGTGGGCACTGGCTACCTGCGGCTACAACCAGACGGTGAACTACGTCCAGTCGCTGTGGGAGCATGTGGAGCCGTCGAGTAACTTCACCGTCTATAATGGAGGAGTGGAGGCCCTCTCAAACCTGTTAG GGGCTGCGGCGGCGTACGGTATCGGGTTTTCCTCGGCGGACTGGTCCCGCTGGGGAGAGGTGGCTCTGAGCGCGCTCTCTGCTCTGGAGGCCGGCTCTCTCTTCGCGATGGTCTTCAGCTCCAACATCTGGGTCTGCTACTGTGGCTACATCGTCTTTAAGAGCCTGTACATGCTACTCATCACCATTGCCAT GTTTCAGATAGCAGCTGGGTTGAACATGGAGCGCTACGCCCTTGTGTTCGGAGCCAACACCTTCTGTGCTCTGGTCCTCCAGACAATCATCACCTCAGTGGTGGTGGATAGCGGTGGGCTTGGGGTGGATATCGTCACACAG TTTACGGTCTACGGgacatatttttctattattgcACTCATTTTCTTCTTGAGTGGTTTGTATACCACGATGTGCCGAAAACCTGAGGCGGAAACACCAAGAGAAAATCCAGAAGAAATGTTTAAGGCACAAGATAATGCACAAATCATCATTGGAACAAAGCTCTGA
- the slc19a3a gene encoding thiamine transporter 1 isoform X4 gives METLKCWMRDWKYPTSLLCIYGFFSTVKPLEPFLIPFLTGPDKNLTIEQVTNQIFPVWTYSYLAALVPVFLLTDWLRYKPVVVFQCLVLFSTTAMLLWCNGVPEMQAMQFTYGVVTSCDVAYFTYLYSVVELKHYLKATSYCRTAQLLGYTVGSVLGQILVSFDLMSYNNILVFTLVLTGIALIGSILLPMPKTSMFFHQLRNTRGETDGEGHVGIEEDLQSEGQKDGEELDGARWQQQIPDVSTECDNTSAKSSKTGGCCDVLLRLWRDFLQCFSSRTLLIWSVWWALATCGYNQTVNYVQSLWEHVEPSSNFTVYNGGVEALSNLLGAAAAYGIGFSSADWSRWGEVALSALSALEAGSLFAMVFSSNIWVCYCGYIVFKSLYMLLITIAMFQIAAGLNMERYALVFGANTFCALVLQTIITSVVVDSGGLGVDIVTQVRLPDALHIGQNYSHDQQDTDADFASDPGHVLTLILCSFSLRSTGHIFLLLHSFSS, from the exons ATGGAGACTCTGAAGTGCTGGATGAGGGACTGGAAGTATCCCACTTCACTGTTATGCATCTATGGGTTCTTCAGCACAGTCAAGCCTTTAGAACCATTTCTCATCCCATTCCTAACTGGACCAGACAAGAACCTAACCATTGAGCAG GTAACCAATCAGATATTCCCGGTGTGGACGTACTCGTACCTGGCAGCGCTGGTTCCCGTCTTCCTCCTCACTGATTGGCTACGTTACAAACCTGTGGTGGTCTTCCAGTGTTTAGTCCTGTTCTCCACCACAGCGATGTTGCTGTGGTGTAACGGTGTCCCAGAGATGCAGGCCATGCAGTTTACATATGGAGTGGTGACGTCGTGTGACGTTGCATACTTCACGTACCTCTACAGCGTGGTGGAGCTGAAGCATTACCTAAAGGCCACCTCTTACTGCCGGACTGCCCAGCTGCTGGGCTACACTGTTGGGTCAGTGTTGGGCCAAATCCTAGTCTCTTTTGATCTGATGTCCTATAACAACATTCTAGTGTTTACGCTGGTCCTCACCGGCATTGCTTTGATCGGCTCCATTCTCCTCCCAATGCCCAAGACAAGTATGTTCTTCCACCAATTGAGGAATACTAGAGGAGAGACTGATGGCGAAGGGCACGTTGGGATTGAGGAGGATCTTCAGAGCGAAGGCCAAAAAGATGGCGAAGAGTTGGATGGAGCCAGATGGCAGCAGCAAATACCAGACGTTTCCACAGAATGTGATAACACAAGTGCAAAAAGTTCAAAGACAG GTGGCTGTTGTGATGTTCTGCTCCGACTGTGGAGGGACTTCCTGCAGTGTTTCTCTTCACGTACCCTGCTCATCTGGTCAGTGTGGTGGGCACTGGCTACCTGCGGCTACAACCAGACGGTGAACTACGTCCAGTCGCTGTGGGAGCATGTGGAGCCGTCGAGTAACTTCACCGTCTATAATGGAGGAGTGGAGGCCCTCTCAAACCTGTTAG GGGCTGCGGCGGCGTACGGTATCGGGTTTTCCTCGGCGGACTGGTCCCGCTGGGGAGAGGTGGCTCTGAGCGCGCTCTCTGCTCTGGAGGCCGGCTCTCTCTTCGCGATGGTCTTCAGCTCCAACATCTGGGTCTGCTACTGTGGCTACATCGTCTTTAAGAGCCTGTACATGCTACTCATCACCATTGCCAT GTTTCAGATAGCAGCTGGGTTGAACATGGAGCGCTACGCCCTTGTGTTCGGAGCCAACACCTTCTGTGCTCTGGTCCTCCAGACAATCATCACCTCAGTGGTGGTGGATAGCGGTGGGCTTGGGGTGGATATCGTCACACAGGTGAGGTTACCTGACGCCCTCCATATAGGTCAGAATTACAGTCATGATCAGCAGGACACAGATGCTGACTTTGCATCGGATCCAGGACATGTACTTACATTGATCTTGTGTTCTTTCAGTTTACGGTCTACGGgacatatttttctattattgcACTCATTTTCTTCTTGA